From a region of the Rhipicephalus microplus isolate Deutch F79 chromosome X, USDA_Rmic, whole genome shotgun sequence genome:
- the LOC119175572 gene encoding uncharacterized protein LOC119175572 encodes MRRKARLRRLYKQLRPFVETQVTRLLQKPFSPSQAMNSLLIALFVCVFAGICTAGFIEYGGGFGGYGGYGGGLEYGGGFGHGLGHVKTVAGPSFLVKTVHNVNRVSHGSTLYGRYGHGGGYGGYSSYGGVGGGYGGSLGGGYSSGYGGGYGGGYAKVAVKG; translated from the exons ATGCGACGGAAGGCCAGACTGCGTCGACTATATAAGCAACTCCGGCCATTCGTTGAAACACAAGTCACTCGTCTACTGCAAAAACCTTTCAGCCCAAGCCAAGCCATGAACAGCCTG CTTATTGCCCTTTTCGTCTGCGTCTTTGCTGGAATCTGCACTGCTGGCTTTATCGAATACGGTGGCGGCTTTGGCGGCTACGGAGGATACGGGGGCGGCCTTGAATACGGAGGAGGCTTTGGACATGGACTGGGGCATGTGAAGACTGTTGCAGGGCCTTCTTTCCTAGTCAAGACCGTGCATAATGTGAACCGCGTGAGTCATGGCTCCACCCTCTACGGACGCTATGGTCACGGCGGCGGTTATGGAGGCTACAGCAGCTACGGTGGTGTCGGCGGCGGCTACGGCGGCTCTCTTGGCGGCGGCTACAGTAGCGGCTACGGAGGTGGTTACGGTGGTGGTTATGCCAAGGTGGCCGTCAAAGGATAA